The Neodiprion virginianus isolate iyNeoVirg1 chromosome 5, iyNeoVirg1.1, whole genome shotgun sequence genome contains a region encoding:
- the LOC124306032 gene encoding uncharacterized protein LOC124306032 isoform X1 translates to MTRKCFVRGCSSGYASENRESTSKGKRRRTLFSTPRCEELRNKWNAALARDDRTLSANDSVCELHFHDSDVEKCYQTKMPDGTIHRIERGRYKLKPGAIPSAFVIKRSEDAEDRATSVEKQILKENDTNLSLIKITKVETEHTCLTNFNENFTEDDLMNEQVQSDDENIFEEFSKDHKSLVTKTMEELPQQTLENSIEICQEDSSLPYSTERLKFDLDKFRLPKGWAYIFVGEGLHLCHLSLTGQPDLNLLIDGNMEMKISTGDNKATLQYPEELKSFQDFLSNLKTLEILANSPCQGTGFDNSRAVLCTAFCTKKLLSRRYCFKRCSACRLLRNQKLSQERSKRLNDNKQQKRANLLRSLKRKNARLQGKVLKLKKIVDTAMKRIALLNTTIIKRKIGGLNASQEIARTCFIEKKKC, encoded by the exons ATGACGCGAAAATGTTTCGTCCGCGGATGCTCGAGTGGCTACGCatctgaaaacagagaaagcACTTCTaaaggaaaaaggagaagaacTTTGTTTAGTACACCACGG TGCGAAGAGCTGCGGAACAAGTGGAATGCCGCCTTGGCTCGCGATGACCGAACGTTATCTGCAAATGACTCAGTTTGCGAACTTCACTTCCATGATAGCGACGTCGAAAAATGTTATCAAACTAAAATGCCTGACGGAACTATCCACAGGATAGAACGTGGTAGATACAAGTTAAAACCTGGCGCTATACCATCTGCTTTTGTAATCAAACGTTCAGAG gATGCTGAGGACAGAGCTACAAGTGTGGAGAAGCAAATTTTAAAGGAGAACGATACGAACTTGTcactaataaaaataacaaaagtgGAAACAGAGCACACTTGTTTGactaatttcaatgaaaattttactgaaGATGATTTGATGAATGAGCAAGTTCAATCTGATGATGAGAACATATTTGAGGAATTTAGCAAAGACCATAAAAGCCTCGTAACAAAGACTATGGAAGAGTTACCTCAACAAACACTAGAGAATAGTATTGAAATATGTCAAGAAGATTCGAGTTTACCGTACAGCACGGAAAGACTGAAATTTGACTTGGATAAATTTCGCCTGCCCAAGGGGTGGGCATATATATTTGTTGGCGAAGGGCTTCACTTATGCCACTTATCTCTAACCGGCCAACCAGATTTAAACCTCCTGATTGATGGGAACATGGAAATGAAG atttCGACAGGTGATAACAAAGCGACTTTGCAATATCCAGAGGAGTTGAAGTCCTTTCAAGATTTTCTGTCCAACTTGAAAACGCTGGAGATACTGGCAAATTCGCCGTGTCAAGGAACTGGATTTGACAATTC GAGGGCAGTGCTATGTACGGCATTTTGCACCAAAAAGTTGTTGTCGAGgcgatattgttttaaaaGGTGTTCCGCGTGTCGACTTTTGAGAAACCAGAAACTTAGTCAGGAAAGATCGAAGCGCTTGAATGATAATAAACAACAGAAGAGGGCTAACTTGTTGAGATCGCTCAAACGTAAAAACGCACGTCTACAGGGAAAG GTGctcaaattgaagaaaattgttgACACGGCTATGAAAAGAATCGCGCTCCTCAATACCACGAttataaagagaaaaattggtGGATTGAACGCCTCACAAGAAATTGCACGAACatgtttcattgaaaaaaaaaaatgctaa
- the LOC124306032 gene encoding uncharacterized protein LOC124306032 isoform X2, translating to MTRKCFVRGCSSGYASENRESTSKGKRRRTLFSTPRCEELRNKWNAALARDDRTLSANDSVCELHFHDSDVEKCYQTKMPDGTIHRIERGRYKLKPGAIPSAFVIKRSEDAEDRATSVEKQILKENDTNLSLIKITKVETEHTCLTNFNENFTEDDLMNEQVQSDDENIFEEFSKDHKSLVTKTMEELPQQTLENSIEICQEDSSLPYSTERLKFDLDKFRLPKGWAYIFVGEGLHLCHLSLTGQPDLNLLIDGNMEMKISTGDNKATLQYPEELKSFQDFLSNLKTLEILANSPCQGTGFDNSYDEYFHV from the exons ATGACGCGAAAATGTTTCGTCCGCGGATGCTCGAGTGGCTACGCatctgaaaacagagaaagcACTTCTaaaggaaaaaggagaagaacTTTGTTTAGTACACCACGG TGCGAAGAGCTGCGGAACAAGTGGAATGCCGCCTTGGCTCGCGATGACCGAACGTTATCTGCAAATGACTCAGTTTGCGAACTTCACTTCCATGATAGCGACGTCGAAAAATGTTATCAAACTAAAATGCCTGACGGAACTATCCACAGGATAGAACGTGGTAGATACAAGTTAAAACCTGGCGCTATACCATCTGCTTTTGTAATCAAACGTTCAGAG gATGCTGAGGACAGAGCTACAAGTGTGGAGAAGCAAATTTTAAAGGAGAACGATACGAACTTGTcactaataaaaataacaaaagtgGAAACAGAGCACACTTGTTTGactaatttcaatgaaaattttactgaaGATGATTTGATGAATGAGCAAGTTCAATCTGATGATGAGAACATATTTGAGGAATTTAGCAAAGACCATAAAAGCCTCGTAACAAAGACTATGGAAGAGTTACCTCAACAAACACTAGAGAATAGTATTGAAATATGTCAAGAAGATTCGAGTTTACCGTACAGCACGGAAAGACTGAAATTTGACTTGGATAAATTTCGCCTGCCCAAGGGGTGGGCATATATATTTGTTGGCGAAGGGCTTCACTTATGCCACTTATCTCTAACCGGCCAACCAGATTTAAACCTCCTGATTGATGGGAACATGGAAATGAAG atttCGACAGGTGATAACAAAGCGACTTTGCAATATCCAGAGGAGTTGAAGTCCTTTCAAGATTTTCTGTCCAACTTGAAAACGCTGGAGATACTGGCAAATTCGCCGTGTCAAGGAACTGGATTTGACAATTCGTATGACGAATATTTCCATGTTTGA